In Pseudomonas putida, a genomic segment contains:
- a CDS encoding OprD family porin gives MQFSQPRSSSVSAIALCVSGLIPLSAQAAFFEDSKANLTLRNFYYNHDLRDSTAPAQSKIEEWAQGFIFKAQSGYTDTPIAVGVDVYAGLGLKLDSSPDRSGSGLLPGAYKRVGAPRNSDPRSADEYSEATAAVKVKVSKTELKVGGLFPKIPLVYAGDSRLLPQFFEGAMLDINELDHFSFSLGQMRQVNYREFSGSRDMQTGNYFNVTGDRFTYLGGTWLPDPSLSVGVWGGRLEDVYQQTLYTATKYVDLGGVRLSGTLNYLDSKEDGAARAGDLDSRMTSGLLSAAYGFQKVTLGYQYNAGDSALPFLHDTDLPGVSNAIQVLRFDRAGERSWQARYDVDFAGLGVPGLSAFARYVRGDDFEVNGQSGKEWERNLDITYVIQSGPLKDLALRWRNVEIQGDVTGRRDENRVILTYTFALK, from the coding sequence ATGCAATTCAGTCAACCTCGTTCCTCGTCCGTATCCGCCATCGCTCTTTGTGTATCAGGGCTCATTCCATTGTCGGCACAAGCTGCGTTCTTCGAAGACAGCAAGGCCAATCTTACGCTGCGCAACTTCTACTATAACCACGATCTGCGCGACTCGACCGCGCCCGCCCAGTCCAAAATTGAAGAGTGGGCGCAGGGATTTATCTTCAAAGCCCAATCTGGTTATACAGACACGCCGATTGCCGTAGGTGTGGATGTCTACGCAGGCTTAGGCTTAAAACTAGACTCTTCACCGGATCGTAGCGGCAGTGGTTTGTTGCCTGGCGCCTATAAGCGCGTCGGCGCCCCTCGCAATTCCGATCCGCGCTCGGCAGATGAGTATTCGGAAGCCACAGCGGCAGTGAAGGTTAAAGTGTCGAAGACGGAGCTCAAGGTAGGTGGGCTTTTCCCAAAGATACCGCTGGTGTATGCCGGCGATTCGCGGTTGCTGCCGCAATTCTTTGAAGGCGCGATGCTAGATATCAACGAGCTTGATCACTTCAGCTTCAGCCTCGGGCAAATGCGCCAGGTCAACTATCGCGAGTTCAGTGGGAGCCGGGACATGCAGACCGGTAACTATTTCAACGTGACGGGTGACCGATTCACCTATCTCGGCGGGACCTGGCTGCCCGACCCAAGCCTGTCGGTAGGGGTTTGGGGTGGACGGCTGGAAGATGTCTATCAGCAGACGCTGTATACCGCTACGAAGTATGTCGATCTGGGGGGCGTGCGACTGAGCGGTACGCTGAACTATCTCGACAGTAAAGAGGACGGCGCTGCTCGCGCCGGCGACCTCGACAGCCGCATGACCTCCGGCCTGCTGAGCGCCGCGTATGGTTTCCAAAAGGTCACGCTGGGATACCAATACAATGCCGGTGACAGCGCCTTACCTTTCTTGCATGACACTGACCTCCCAGGCGTTTCCAACGCTATCCAGGTCCTGCGCTTTGACAGAGCAGGAGAGCGCTCCTGGCAGGCGCGCTATGACGTTGACTTCGCCGGTCTCGGGGTACCCGGCCTCTCTGCGTTTGCACGATACGTTCGTGGCGACGACTTCGAGGTCAATGGCCAATCCGGCAAAGAGTGGGAGCGTAACTTGGACATCACCTATGTCATCCAAAGTGGGCCTCTCAAGGACTTGGCCTTGCGCTGGCGCAATGTGGAGATTCAAGGGGACGTCACTGGACGAAGGGATGAGAACCGTGTGATTCTCACCTACACCTTCGCCCTTAAATAG